The Bacteriovorax sp. PP10 nucleotide sequence TGACTCCCACAACCTGATGGTCATCGGTAAAACGATTGAAGATATGGTTGTCGCTGTAAACGCACTAATCGCCTCAGCAGGTGGTTTATGTGTTGTTCAAGACCAAAAGGTCACAGGACTTCTGGAACTTCCTCTAGCTGGTTTATTAAGCTTAAAAACGGGAGGAGAGATCTTCCACGATATTAAGAAATTAAAAGTCGCTTACAAAAATATCGGTATCACTTTAGAAGAACCATTTATCCAGATGGCCTTCTTAGCATTGCCGGTTATTCCAAAATTAAAACTGACTGACCGTGGTCTGTTTGATGTAACGACATTTTCATATATCGACCTCGAGGCTAAATGAATTGGTTCGTCTACGTTATACTAACTGCTAAAGGCAAACTCTACACAGGGATCTCTACAGATCCTGAAAGAAGATTTGTCGAGCATTTATGTGACAGAAAAAAAGGCGCCAAATTTTTTAGAAGTGACTCACCCGTAGTGATGATTCATCTCGAAGAATTCGATACCATGTCAGAAGCACTAAAACGAGAAATTGCCATCAAGAACTGGCCGACAGCTAAAAAGCGCAAAACTTTTTTAAGCAACCTTCAATACGAGTTAAGCGTATGAACAATTTCGAAAAACTTTTCTCAGAAAAAATCCAGAACGTCTTAGGATGTCTTGATCCTGCTCATGATCTCGCTCACGTCACAAGAGTCGTTTCCACTGCTAAAAAATTAGCTCTTGAAGAAAACGCTAACCTTGAAGTTGTGATACCGGCAGCATGGTTACATGATTTAGTTAATCTTCCCAAAAATCATCCTGATAGAAAAAAGGCTTCAGTGCTTGCGGCCGATGAGGCCCTGGTTTTCTTACAATCAGTGAATTACTCACAAAAATATTTTAAAGAAATCCATCACGCAATTTGTGCACATAGTTTTTCTGCCAATATTAAACCAGAAACTCTGGAAGCTCAGATTGTTCAGGATGCGGATCGTCTCGATGCCTTAGGTGCTATTGGGCTTGCCAGGCTGTTTGCGATTACTACCCAACTAGGTAGACCTTTTTACGATTTTAACGATCCATTTGCCCAAAATCGCCCATTAGATGACAAAGACTTTGGAATAGATCATATTTACATAAAGCTCGAAAAGATTTCTAACTCGATGAATACTAAATCGGCCCGCGTCGAAGCGCTGCGAAGATTCAAATTTATTGAAGAATTTTTAGACGAATTAAAAAAAGAAATATAGCTTAATGCTATAGAGGTTCAATTATGAGAAAGGCAGATAACTGGCAAGACGCTTTTAAATTACTAGTAGAAGGAAACATTGCTTTTTCTGAGGGGAAAACAAACCACCCAGAAAGAGGAAGAGAAGTCATGTTCTCGCAATACCTTCAACAGTTCCCATTTGCAGCGATTTTAAGTTGTGCTGACTCTCGTGTTGTTCCTGAACTTGTATTCGATGTTGGTATCGGTGACCTGTTCACATGTAGAATCGCTGGAACTGTACTATCAGATGCCGTAATCGGAAGTATCGAGATGGCAGTAGAAGTTCTTGATGTAAAGCTCATCGTGGTTATGGGACATGAGAATTGTGGAGCTTTCAGAGCTTGTATGAATCCTGAAAAACATCCGAACATCAAAGGTATTTCTTGGCAGTTAATTCCCATTATTGAAGAGCTTCGTCCCATCTATGGTGGAAATCCAGCGAACCATTTATACCATTCAATCGTAGCGAACGCTCGTAAGGTTGCTCAGCAGCTGCAAACTGTTGGTCCGGTATTAAGTCCAAAGATTAAAGCGGGTGAGT carries:
- a CDS encoding GIY-YIG nuclease family protein, translated to MNWFVYVILTAKGKLYTGISTDPERRFVEHLCDRKKGAKFFRSDSPVVMIHLEEFDTMSEALKREIAIKNWPTAKKRKTFLSNLQYELSV
- a CDS encoding HD domain-containing protein, giving the protein MNNFEKLFSEKIQNVLGCLDPAHDLAHVTRVVSTAKKLALEENANLEVVIPAAWLHDLVNLPKNHPDRKKASVLAADEALVFLQSVNYSQKYFKEIHHAICAHSFSANIKPETLEAQIVQDADRLDALGAIGLARLFAITTQLGRPFYDFNDPFAQNRPLDDKDFGIDHIYIKLEKISNSMNTKSARVEALRRFKFIEEFLDELKKEI
- a CDS encoding carbonic anhydrase; the encoded protein is MRKADNWQDAFKLLVEGNIAFSEGKTNHPERGREVMFSQYLQQFPFAAILSCADSRVVPELVFDVGIGDLFTCRIAGTVLSDAVIGSIEMAVEVLDVKLIVVMGHENCGAFRACMNPEKHPNIKGISWQLIPIIEELRPIYGGNPANHLYHSIVANARKVAQQLQTVGPVLSPKIKAGELKIIPAYHSLTTGKVTFFEPIN